TCTGTAGGTGGACTATCTAAATACCTATATACGAGCGGCCTCTCCTCAGTCCCCTCCCCACCAGATTGTTGAATCTTTTATGTCCTGGACTTTGTTCTGACCGTCCTGTAACAGGTCTGCATTTGGGTCATCCTTACCGTTTCCTCATGCTGTGGCAGCTTGCTTTAAGCAGTGCAGAAGGTGACTGACAGAATCAAGATTTCTCCTCAGGGCTTAATGTATGCAAGTGCTGCCGAGACCGTTCAGTGCCACAAACTCAATTTAACTTGACTTGAATGATGCCGATGCTAGCTCTTGTACGTACTCGCTGCCCTCGACACTTACGGTACATGCCATACCGTACAACAGTTTAATTGATAGCTAGCTTTACTTTCACCTGGTCTGCATATAATGTTAACATGCCCTGCAATCTTGCTGCCTGAAAGGTTGAAATGCTTGATATATTTAGAAGTCCAGACCTGGGTGAACTGAAGCAACATAACACGAGAACTTCCCGAAATGAGACTGATGCCTCTCTCATGTCTGATCATTAAATTGAGGCCAATATCAGGAGATGGTTAGATTGGCAGAAAGACTGGACGCAGGGTGAAACAGCCAGTCTTTgttcaaagatttaaaaaaacaacaacctacTAGTCCCTCTAGAacatatcttgtttgtttaatcaggaccaaaaagagagagatgtagtTTTACGGAAGAGGTAACATGCTGGCGCAGTGACTTCCTTGAGTCCTCTAGTTGAGTTGCTGCTTTCGAGTATTCATACTAAGATTACTGTCctctttcatatttatttttttcttcatctaactcttggcaagaaaatgAATTGACATATTTCCCAAATTGCCAAACTATTCATTTCAATACAGGGCATGTTGTAATTTTACAAGAAACCAGCTTATCAGTCAATATTAATGACCATAAGAGCTCGGacaaaatcttttcttttaatgaataaaagagTGTTTacaacattttccaaaaaaaacgATGCCATAAAAAAAGGTGTCTAGCTCACCTCAATCAGATCTTCATAGAACATGTAGTGAATTTTTGAATGTGTCTGTTTCTTCTCCCACCAGCCATTCACATGGTCATACCAGGATCCAAACACCACTGAAGCGACAGAGCAATGCATGAAGGAACATTTAGACTTGGAATGAGAGGAAAGTGAGCCTTCATTTATATGAAAACTACTTTGAACTCACTCTTTCCCTCCATGAATTTCTGCAGAAAGGTGCTCCAGTCTCCTGGTTCTGGCTGGACATTGTTCATGCGGTCAAAGTGGAAATAGGACACTGCGTTGTCCTTTGCATTACGGGCAACATAGACTATCtacagggagagaaaacaaaatttaaatctTATCTGAATCAGAATTAAAATGTGGTCCATAAATCTTACATTTCAAAGGCTTTTACCCTGCAGTTCTGCTCCCAGAAGGACTTAGGCACAAACTGGACTGGCAGATGGGTCTTAATAAGGCGAGGAGTGGTGGGAAGCTGGTCTGCAAGCTCTTTGCCTTTGTGAAGAGAAGAATTTATCTGTGACTGACTGCATGTACAACCTTGTTTATATACCAAAGAAGCTAACAGCCAAAACAGGTACAAATAAAAAGGTGCTTCTCAGACGTTTTACATATTACATGGTGTCATGAATTTACACACTGAAATACTGCTGATAAAAACATTGATAGAACATGATAATCAAGCAAAAGAAAGTTATACAACTACACATTTGCCTGGATGAAATGAAGATAGAGAATGAAAAAAACTCAACTCTAAATGAAGGCTAATGTTGCTCCTTGAAAGTTGTAACTGTTTAAACGGTAGATGCTTCACTTTGTttaccagctagttgctaactatATGTGCCATTTAGTGCTTGGCAAGTATCATacactgagctttttttttgcaaaaaacaGTCACAAGTAAACCAAAACTTTAAAGTTGTGGGATGGaaagccaaaacaatgagctgaaagagacAATAAAACTCTGTAGAACTAcgcaaataaaaataatccacCATGGATTCATCACTGTGGTCTCACACTGTCTCATTGCGTATAATCCATCCATTGGATTGGAAGGGATTTTGTTGGTTTAGTGGATAGTGCTGCATCACCTCATCACTTGCTGAAAAAGGTTTTCTATGAATCTGCCAGTCACTTTGCACATAGCACCTCTTTCAATAACTACAACAAAACTGACTGTAATCTCTTGAGTTTCTTAAAAGCCGTGAGTCCTGACAGCAGCCCTTTCATCATATGACACACATATGACTGAGTGCATGTCTGCAAACAAGACTAATGTGAGGCAATGAGGCATAATCTATAGAAATTTGCATTCAGAAGTTTTTGTTTATAAGTGTGATATTAATAGGCTTGTGACCACACGATTCAACCTGCAGGTAGAGACGGTAAGTAGATCTCCAGGAAGGGCACTCTCATATGAATGGGGATGGATGTCTGACGCTCTGGACACGTCTGCCCAAAATACAAAAGGTCCAGGATGTACGAGACCCACGTGGTCCCTGAGATTAAAACACATGCTTTTCAATGGCCTGAACATTAGAAACAAATACATCCAGGGTATTCATCAACATGAAATGATACAGTATAACAATGATGCCACAAGGTCAATACTCTAATACACACAACCCCACCTGCTTTAGGAAAAGTAGCTATAAGAATATCATCTGGTCTCGCTTTGAAGTTTTGGACGTTGTCCCAATTGTCGGTGAAGTATTTGGTCATGGAGACTCCATGGAAGTCAAACAGTGTCGGTCGAGGAGGCACCTCCATCTGTGAGAAAATATCAATGACATTTTGAATACCAGCCATGCTGCCAGAACAAGATTCAAACCTAAATATATTAGTTTTAATCATTCAGTCGAGTGTACACATTGTTAAAATGGAACTGGTATTTTCACTACTTACTTAGCTGACGTAGCCAGTGCAATACAGATGTATAACTAATAAGTAACTTTATGGTTAATGCATGTGTTGGCTGCCCCTGCAGCAACACAGCTACAATGAAAGTCAGTAACACCCATGCACTGACACACCTCAGTTATCTTAAGCTTCTTTACACTTTTACACCCAtattgcacacacaaacacataagtCTTCATTTAATACAACATAGTTATGGTTTATTTATAGTTTGTTGGAAGTACATTAGCTCTACTTGTAGTGTGCACATTTAGTTTTGTATATTCAACATTATGTTAATTTATGTTGTCCTAattctcttctgttttattgatGCAAGGGGTTCCTTGCTTCCCCTGCTGGGGTCATGTGGCCAGGATTGGCCAAAAGGAAGCAATGGTCCTAACTACAGGGTAAGGTGTTCACCACGTCAGGAAGGGACTTGTGTGCGGGTAAGGCtagacccaaatgcagccaacacatgggaatcatgtgcaaaatgtttttttaatggaagACTTACGAAACTGGTGAaccaacagaacaggaaactgaagcaTGGGGGCACACAAGGAACAACAAATGGAGACACGGGGGATAACAACAGCTGACgtgaacagactgaggacaaaccagacatgaacagatgaACCGACagagacaaaggggagcacagagattATGTAGATACAAGGaaggcaagggtgattgaacacaggtgaaacacattagggcagggcagacaatcaccaaacaGAATTTACATCCTGACAAAGACAGGatgtaaaaacattgagacacaaggaaaccaacttcaaaataaaacaagaagtgacaaaagccaaacaaactaaaacaaaaagtgtctgccatgtcAAGTCAGGTCTAACGGGTGAACGGCGGAGGACACCGGGTCACTCCGGAGGGGCGGAGACTGGGTCTCTCCAGAGGTCGAGCGGGAGGACGGCGCCGGCCACCGGGTCACTCCGGAGGCCAGGCCGGAGGACGGCAGCAGAGGCCGGGCGGAAGAGTGGCAGCGAAAAACGGGTCTCTCCGGAGGTTGAGCGGAAGGGCAGCAGCGAAGACCGGGTCTCTCCGGAGGCCGGGCCGGAGGACCGCGGCGGAGGCCGGGCCGGAGGATCGCGGCGGAGACCGGGCCTCTCCAGAGGTCGAGCAGAAGGGCGGAGGCGAAGAACGGGCCTCTCCGGAGGCCAGCGGCGCGAACCGGCTCTCTCCGGCCCGGCTCGGTCTCCGGAGAGAGTCGTTCTCGACCTCCAGAGAGGCCAGGCCTCCGCCGCCGTCCTCCGGCCAGAGCCTCCGGAGGGACCCAGCCTCCGCCGCAATCCTCCGGCCCAGTCTTCGCTGCCGTCCTCCGGTCCGGCCCCCGGAGTGACCCGGTCTATGCTGCTGCCTTTCCGCTCAACCTCTGGAGAGACCAGCCGCGATCCTCCGGCCCGGCCTTCGGAGTGACCGGGTTTTCGCTGCCATCCTCCGGTCCGGCCCCCGGTTGCTGCCCTTCCGCTCAACCTCCGGAGAGACCCTTTTTTCGCTGCGACTCTTCCGCTCGACCTCCGGTTCGGCCACCGGAGTGCACCGGTCTTCGCTGCCGTCCCCGGAGTGACCGGGTCTTCGCTGCCATCCTCCGGTCCGGCCCCCGGTTGCTGCCCCTCCGCGCAACCGGCCCGGCCTCCTCTGCCGTCCTCCGGCCAGGCCTCCGGAGTGACCCGGTCTTCGCTGCTGCCCTTCCGCTCAACCTCCGGAGAGACCGGTTTTTCGCTGCCACTCTTCCGCTCGACCTCCGGAGTGACCCGGTCTCAGCCGCcgtcctctcctctgctccgaAGAGACCTTCTTCGCCGCCACCAGGCCTCCGGAGAGACCCGGCCTCCGCCGCCGTCCTCCGTCCAGGCCTCCGGAGAAAGCCGGTTTGTGCCGCTGCCCTTCCGCTCAACCTCCGGAGAGACCCGTTTTTCGCTGCCACTCTTCCGCCCGGCCTCTGCCGCCGTCCTCCGGCCAGGCCTCCGGAGAGAGCCGGTCTACGCTGCTGCCCTTCCactcgacctccggagagagCCGGTCTCTCTGGAGGTCGAGCGGAAGGGCAGCGGCGAAGAACAGGAGGTGAGACGGTGTCCAGAACCACTAACTCGACCGGGAGGGCGGCGGCGAAGAACTGctctctccggaggtcgagcgGAGGGGTGGCAGTGAAAAACGGGTGTTTCCGGGGGTTGAGCGGAAGGGTGGCAGCGAAAAAAACAGGTGTCTCCGGATGTCGAGCGGAAGGGCGGCGGCGAAGAACGGGAGGTGAGACGGTGTCCAGAACCACTAACTCGGGAAGAAGGGAGAAGTCGACCGGGAGGGCGGCGGCG
The genomic region above belongs to Seriola aureovittata isolate HTS-2021-v1 ecotype China chromosome 9, ASM2101889v1, whole genome shotgun sequence and contains:
- the LOC130174974 gene encoding cytosolic sulfotransferase 2-like isoform X1 encodes the protein MGTVLCNKKRERKASLGKTSIEEKSIRNTAKKPAANSSSLPVEMEVPPRPTLFDFHGVSMTKYFTDNWDNVQNFKARPDDILIATFPKAGTTWVSYILDLLYFGQTCPERQTSIPIHMRVPFLEIYLPSLPAGKELADQLPTTPRLIKTHLPVQFVPKSFWEQNCRIVYVARNAKDNAVSYFHFDRMNNVQPEPGDWSTFLQKFMEGKMVFGSWYDHVNGWWEKKQTHSKIHYMFYEDLIEDSGREIDRLCSFLCLSPSAEEKERVITGVMFDNMKQNKMANYSTVYIMDHKVSPFMRKGKVGDWKNHFTVTQNEQFDEDYRQKMKNPTLKFRTEV
- the LOC130174974 gene encoding cytosolic sulfotransferase 2-like isoform X2 translates to MSYILDLLYFDQTSEHRKSVPIYMEVPPRPTLFDFHGVSMTKYFTDNWDNVQNFKARPDDILIATFPKAGTTWVSYILDLLYFGQTCPERQTSIPIHMRVPFLEIYLPSLPAGKELADQLPTTPRLIKTHLPVQFVPKSFWEQNCRIVYVARNAKDNAVSYFHFDRMNNVQPEPGDWSTFLQKFMEGKMVFGSWYDHVNGWWEKKQTHSKIHYMFYEDLIEDSGREIDRLCSFLCLSPSAEEKERVITGVMFDNMKQNKMANYSTVYIMDHKVSPFMRKGKVGDWKNHFTVTQNEQFDEDYRQKMKNPTLKFRTEV
- the LOC130174974 gene encoding cytosolic sulfotransferase 2-like isoform X3, whose product is MEVPPRPTLFDFHGVSMTKYFTDNWDNVQNFKARPDDILIATFPKAGTTWVSYILDLLYFGQTCPERQTSIPIHMRVPFLEIYLPSLPAGKELADQLPTTPRLIKTHLPVQFVPKSFWEQNCRIVYVARNAKDNAVSYFHFDRMNNVQPEPGDWSTFLQKFMEGKMVFGSWYDHVNGWWEKKQTHSKIHYMFYEDLIEDSGREIDRLCSFLCLSPSAEEKERVITGVMFDNMKQNKMANYSTVYIMDHKVSPFMRKGKVGDWKNHFTVTQNEQFDEDYRQKMKNPTLKFRTEV